Genomic segment of Streptomyces sp. NBC_01210:
TGTCCGCCCGGCTGATCTCGATGGTGTCGCCCTTGGACAGGGCGCCGAGGCCGTGGAAGACGCCGGGGCCGGTGGGCGTGTCCACGTGCCCGGCGGTGACGGCTGTTCCTACCGAGCCGGGAACAGTGCCGTCGCCGTACCAGCCGGCACGGCTGGGGTGGTCGGCCGGCGGCGGCCGTAGCCTCCCTGCCGCGTCGAGAGCCAGCCTTGTCATGGGGGCGTCCACGCCGATGGCGGGGACCCTAAGCCGGACCGGATTCGACGGAGGAAGCGGCAGGACGGCGCGGCCCGCGGCTGAGGCGGTGCCGCTGCGGGCGGGGCGTACAGAGGTGGAGAAGGCCTGGGCCGCCGACGGCTGCGGTGGCTGCTCGTCGCGTGCCCCGCTGATCACCAGCACGGTACCGGCCATCAGTGCGCAGGCCAGGAACCTCACTGAAGGGGTGGACGAGTGCAGGCAAGCGCTGGTCTTGTGCCCTGTTTCCATCGCGATTGAGCCTCTGCTTCGCGGCGGGGTGGCGTGGGGTCCTCGCGGCCCCCGGGCCGATGCAGGTCCGGGCCGATGCGATCTGGGTCGATGCAGGTCCGGGCCGATGCAGGTCCGGGCCGATGCGGTGGGAGTTGGGCAGTCAGGTTCGGATGCCGCTCAGGCGTCGGCGTCTCCTGACCACACCCGCGGCGGCGGCTCCGGCGAGCAGCACACCGCCCAGGGCGTACTGCCTACTTCTGTCTTTGGCCGGCTCGAAGCCGGCGTCGACCGAGCCGCTCGGCCGACGGCCCGTGACCTGGTACGTATCCGTGACCTTGGTCCGCGGCGGGCACTTCACGGTGACTGTGTCGCTGCCGGGCTCAGTCCCTTCCGGGACCTGAAACTCGCCGGTGAGCACACCCTCACCGTCACCTTCGAAGAGGTGGAACGCCCCTCCGGCCTCCGACTCTCCCTTGCCATAGGTCACGTCCGGGCCGCAGGCCGTGGTGCTGACGGTGACCTTGGAGCCCGGGGAAACGCTCCCCGGGCCGATGTCAAGGCCTGAGTCACCGGTGGCGAAAGCGGCCGGGACCGACAGGCAAAGGGCACCGAGAACCAGGCCGATACCTACACCAACATGTGTGTTACGCACGAGGATCCTCCAACGGAGCAGTGTCCGGCCTGTCTGCGCGGCGCCTCTGCTGTGCTCCGCTCCCGAGGCAACCGACAGTCCGTCAGCTCCGCAACATGACGCATCGCCATATCCGTCACCCAGGCAGGCGTAGTGGCTGCTCTCGCTTGATCGTTTACGCAGGTCACCGGAGCAGAGACCGTCACGCCGGAGGAAACACCAGAAGGACGGCGAACGGGCTAGTGACCTGTGCCAGGGATTCGTTGGCAGTACGTACCCGGTGAGGTTCTCGACATTGCTGGTACCGGCGCGACTGATGCGCAGCCAGACTTCCTGGACGGCGTCATCGACCTCGCCGAGCGAGCCGAGCATCAGGTAGGCCACCGCTCGCAGGTGAGTCCGGTCTTCCTGTCGGCGCGAGAGCGGCCGTGTGTACGTCTCCGAGAGCCCCGCGATGGACAGTCCGGTTGGTGGTCATTCTCAACCACATCGAAAAGATGGTGCGGGCCCGCGTCTCGGGCAGGCTGCTTGACGCGAAAGCAGCGGGAGTACACACGCTGACCCGGCCCCGCCCGAACGGACCTGACATGTGTCGGGGTCCCTGGTCGTAGCGGTGCGCGCATGGCATGCACCGGGACGACTTCTACGCCTCGCGGCAGGTCGGTCACGGTTCCTCGGCCGAGCTTCCTGCGCCGACCCCTAAAACCGCTGGCGCGCTGATCGGCAGAACACGATGATCGAAAGACGGCACCAAGCGGCCTGAGAATCGGCTTGGCTCACAGAGTGGAGAGGAATCGCTGTGATCGTGACGGTGGAATTGCGTCACGTCGACGAGGAGATGCTCCAAGGGCTCCTCGCGGTGGCTGTCAACGAAGCGGCACCCGGCGAGGTCATGCCACCCGTGGCCGGTCCGCCAGGCTGGACGCCGGCACGGCAGGACGCCTTCCGGGCCTGGCATCGGGATCGCCGGCCAGGACTGGCCGGTCCGCTCCGAGAAAGCACATTCGCGATCCTCACCGACGGGCACATCGTCGGATCAGCACGGCTGGCCTGCCGCGACAGTCAAGAGGTGCTCGAAACAGGCATGTGGCTTGCACGTTCCGCACGCGGGCGCGGAATCGGCACCGCCGCCCTCCGGGCGCTCCTCAACGAAGCGGCGAGAGCAGACGCACGCCTCGTGGTCGCCGAAACCACCGCCACCAACCTCGGGGCAATCGCCGCCTTGCGCCGAAATGACGCCAGGCTCACCACGGACCAGCACAACGGTCACGTTCATGCCCATCTCCCCCTGGACCAGGCACAACCCCCGCCGCTGGCGTCACCGAACCCGTGATCCTTCGGCGGCATTCCGCACGAGTTCACCGGCCCAAGTGCGCGTGGCGAAGGACTCGTTCGAGGCAATGGCCACGTTGTTCTTCTCCTCACGCTCCGTCAGAACCCTGAACGGCAGCTCGGCTCTTCTCAGCACTGGGGTCTGCTGCGAAAGCACTGGTCACGCCCATCGCAGGCAGCAAGGTGGTTGGCTGCTACCGTCCGCGTGCATGAACGACAGTGTGTACGTGGGCAAGGCAGGCCGAGACGCGGCGATGGACCGAGGATGGCTGCTGGGACACTTCAAGGACACGGGCGATCCACGGCACAGCGAGGCCGTTGAGATCAAGTGGGGTGTTCACCCGCGCGGTGACGAGCGTGCCCAGTGGGTGACGGGTGAGGCGCGTACGGCTCTGCTCGTCCTGATCAGTGGCCAGTTCCGCGTTGATCTGCCTGGTCGCAGCGTGCTCCTGACCGAACAAGGCGACTACGTCGTGTGGGGCCGAGATGTGGAGCACTCCTGGTACGCGGAGGAAGAATCTGTCGTGATCACAGTCCGCTGGCCTTCCGTTCCCGGCTACCGAGCCCCTGATGAGAAGAGTCAGGCCCGGTCTTCCGCCTGACGCCCTCGGCGGCCTCCTCACGCCCATCACCCCGTGATCCCCAATGGGCTGTTCCACCGTTCGGCGATGGTGGCCGCACGGGCGAAGTGGGTGGCAGCCTCGTCGTCGCGGCCGACTAGCCTCGCGAGTTCGCCGAGCGTGTACGCGACCGGCCGGATGGCCAACGTGAAACCCGAGGAGGGCGGCGGTGCGTCGCGGTAGGGCAGCAGTGACGCGTACAGCTCCTCGGCGCCCTTCTTCTCGCCGATCCCGACCATCGCCATCGCGCGGAAGGTCGCGAGGACCTTGAAGAAGTAGTCCGTTCGGATCGGCCCGGCCTGTGCCAGGACCTGCCGGGCCTCGTCCAACCGGCCGGCGGCGGCCAGAGCCGCGGCGAGCAGGTCCTCGGTCAGCGGGCCGTAGGCGTCGCGAGCCATTGCCAGACAGCCCGATGCAATCGGAACCGCCCCGCGACCGCATCCTCGTGGACGAGGGGTTCGGCGCCGGATGTTCCGTCGCAGAGGAGGGGGGCCAAGGCGGCGGCCGACTCGGATGGGGGCGGGAGGGCGGCGGCGACGGTACGGAGGGCTTCGGCCCAGGCCCAGGCGGGCGGGGCGCCCTCGGTGTCGGTGTTGCGGCCGATCGCGACGAGCCATCCGTCACGGCGCAGGCGGTGCGCCAGCCGTTCCAGCAGCGCGGACTTGCCCAGACCCGCTTCTCCGGTGACCAGGGCGACACCCGGGCCTGTCGTGAGCACCTGGTCGGCGGCAGTGGTGAGGAGCGCCAGCTCGGACTCACGGCCGACGAACAGGTCCGCGTCGGTGGTGGGTTGGGCGAGTGTGGCGGGTTGGCTGGGAACGGGTTGCGCGGGAAAGACCGACGGGCTCGGCGACTGATGCGGTGGGGTGTCCGTTGCGGCGTGGAGGACCGCTACGCGTTGGGTGAGGATGGCCTCTTCGAGTTCGGTCAGGGCGGGGCCGGGGTCGAGGCCGACCTCGTCGGCGAGGACCGCACGGGCCCGGCGGAGAGCGGCCAGCGCATCGGCCTGCCGGCCCACGGCCCAGAGCGCCAGGGCGTGGAGGCGCCAGCCTTCCTCACGCAACGGCTCGTCGCGGGTGAGCAGTTCGGCCTCGGGAACGGTTCCGGAGACGTCGACGGAGCGCAGCCCTGCGGCGACGTGGAGCTCCCGGGCGACCTGCCGCAGCTCCTCCAGGCGCGCGGTCTCGGCGCGGGCCCACGACTCGTCGGCCGTCTCCGCGTACGCCGGGCCCTGCCAGAGCGACAGCGCCTCCTCGAGGAGGCGCCTGGCGGTGCTCGGCTCGGGCTTGAGGATCTCGCGGGCGTCGCGGAGCAGCCGCTCGAAACGCCAGGCGTCGACCGCGTCGTCGAGGCCGCCGCGACCCTGGCGAGGGCCGAGGCAGCCGTGCCCGCCTGGGAAACCGGGGCGGGAGAGACAGAGCGCGACCTGCTCGTGGCCGCTCTCACCGAGCACCGCGCGGTCCTTGTGGAGCACCTCGACGACGAGGAGGAGTCGCTGCTCCCGCTCGCCGAACGGCACTTGTCCGCGCGGGAGTGGAACGCGCTGGGTGATCACTTCATGGCGAGCACACCCAAACCCAAGCTGCTGTTCTTCCTCGGCATGGTCCTCGAGGAAGCCGATCGGACCGAGCGCTCGATGATCCTCGGCCCCCTGCCGCTCCCCGCCCGCCTGCTCTGGTACGCCGTCGGCCGCCCTCAGTACTGCCCGCAAGATCCGCCGCATCCGCCACGTCCGCCGCTGAAGGCCCTACAAGAGGCATTACAGAGCGTACCAGTCGGAGCTGGCGCGCCCCATGGCGATCACCTCGGCTCACACCATTCCGTTCCTTCTCCCCGGAGATCTGCAATGAACCTGAAGCACCTCGCCACCGGCCTCGCCGCCTTGGGCGGCGCATTCATCGTCAAGGGCGTGCGTGACATCGCGACCGGCCTGGTCGTTTTCGCGCTCCTCCTGTCCGGGCACCGCAGGGCGCTGGGCTGGGCGATGCTGGCGATAACCTTCGCTCCGGCCGGCGACATGATGATCGTCCTGAGCAATGACGGATCACCCAGCACCGCGTACGGGGTCCACGGCCTCACCGCCGCCGCGGTGGCGGTGACCGCCGGTCTGCTCCTGCACGAGCGCCCGCTCCCGGCGAGCACCCCTGGGTTCGCCGAACCGGCCTCACACCCTGCGGTGGGAGCGGGACCCGGTCGCGCTTTCGGTGGCCTTCCGTGGCTCCGGCGCGGAAGGTGATCCAGAACCACGCATCAAACGTCGCCCAAGTCCGACCCGTCCCCCGTCCGGCAGCACCGCCTCATCCCTGGGCGGACGCACTCGGAAGCGTCCGTGAAGCAGCCCCAACACGATTGCGGCCCCGATGGCAATCAGGTGCTCACGAGCGGCCAGATTGGGTTTGACGACCGACTCCAGCACCATGGAGCCACCGGTGAAAGCGAACAGAACAGGCGCCCGCCGGACCACCGCGAGGTAGGTGAACAGGCCCACCACCGCCGCAGACGGCCCCGTGTCAAGCACCTGCCCGATCTCAGGCGGCAGCCCCAGCCCCCACCACCCCGGACCGAGCGCAATCATCACCCGCACGCTGAGCGTGCCGGCCAGCGTCGTAGCGTACGCAACCACCAGAGTCCGGGTACGGCCCAGCGAAAGCTCGGCAAGCGCGAACGCGAGGAACAACTGCGTAATGCCCGCCCACACCGGCAGATCCAGCGCAGGCACAAACAGCGACACAGGAGTCCGCAACAAGGCAAGAGGCAGCGGCAGGTCAGCACGCACCTCGCCGAGCAGGCGCACCACCACCGCACCCCTCGGCGTCACGTGAATCGCGTGGAAGAAGATAACTGCGAACGTCGCCAGCAACGCCAACGAGACCCCGCCCAACCCCCGGCGCACAAGCCCCCGCACCGGCTCCACGACAACACCACGCCACTCCCCCAGCAGCGTGCCCCCCACAAAACGCACCAGCCAGCTCAACGCACCGTACAACCGCGCCCGGACACCCCCACGCGCCACGCCCGGCACCTCGTCGGCAACAGCCTCGCCCCCGCCGTCCCGGCCCCTCTCAAGAACGTCATGCCGAACACCCGTCCCACCGGACATCTGCCGACCAACCCCCCTCACGCTCACAGCGCCGAACGACCCTGCCCATCAGCGCATCGCTGTGGCCACGCACCTCCAGATCGTGCACCAAGTCGCACAAGACCTGCACATGGGGGCCTTGGGGACGATCGGCTACATCTCTTCAACTCCCCGGTGTGGCCGAAAACATGCCTCAATCTCGCTCGTCCCGCGCATCGCCTGCACCGCCCTCCCGGCCACTCATAGCATGGTCGCCTTACACGACCAGATTGCCGAGGATGCGGGTGAGGACTGGATGAAACGCGAGGCGTGGCGCCCGGACGCCATCGACACGAAGGTGCCCAGCGTGGCGCGTATGTACGACTACTACCTGGGGGGCGACGACAACTACCAGTCCGACCGTGAGGCCTGCGAGCAGTTGCTGGTTCAGGTTCCCAGCACGAAGACGCTGGCCGTCAACAACCGTCGTTTTCTGCAGCGTGTGGTACGTATGCTGGCCGCGGAGTACGGCGTGCGCCAGTTCATCGACCACGGCTCCGGTCTCCCGACCCAGGACAATGTCCATCAGGTCGCCCAGGCGGTCGATCCGGCCTCACGAGTGGTGTACGTCGACAACGACCCGATCGTGCTGGCACACGGTCGAGCTCTGCTGGAAGAGAACGACCGCACCGCCGTCATCCAGGCCGACATGCGGGACACGGAAGTCATTTTCGGTCACGAGGAGACGACACGGCTGATCGACTTCAGCCAGCCGGTCGCTGCTCTGTTCGTGTCGGTGATGCACTGCATCCCGGACGAGTCCGACCCGGGCGCCCTCGTCCGTCGGGTTGCGGAACGTCTCGCGCCCGGAAGCTTCCTTGTCGTCTGCCAGCTCGTCAGCGACCGGCCGGAAATCCGGAAGTTCGTCACCGACTTCATGGCGGAAGCCACCGGAGGTCACTGGGGGCGCGTCCGCGAGGAACACGAGGTGGCGGAGTACCTCACCGGGCTGGAGATCTTGGAACCGGGCCTGGTGGAAGTGTCGACCTGGCGACCGGACTCCGACCTCGCGCCCGCCCAGCTGACCGATGAATGGATCGAGTGGGGCGGCGTCGCTCGGCTCCCTTAGCACCGGCGTCCAACTCGCCCTCCGCATCGACAGTTCCGGGTGGGATGCGCCTCGCGGGATCCCACCCGGAACGCTGCTGTGTCACGAGCCGGACAGGCGCTCCCGGATCAGCTCGATCGACTCCTTCGGAGTGAGGGCGCAGGCCCCGAGCCGGTCCAGCATGTCGCGGTACTGCTCGACGACCTGCGGTTTCTGGCTGAACGTGCTGTCAGTCAGGTGCTCGATGTAAACGGCGTCCTTGAGCTCGCCGAGTGCGAAGCGCAGATACGTCACGCCGGTGCCGACACCGGCCGAGGCGGTCACATCCAGCGGAGCGATCTGCAGAACCACACGGCGCTGCTCCATTATCGCGGCGAGATACTCGAGCTGCCCGCGCATCACCTCCGGTCCGCCGACCGTGCGCATCAGCACGGACTCGTCGATCAGCACCCACAGACGGGGCGCGTCCGGCTGTTCGAGCTGCCTCTGCCGTTCCAGCCTGAGGTCCACCCGTCGCCCGACGTCGTGCGGATAGAGGTGGGCGGGGCCGGAGCTGATGACCGCACGCGCGTACGCGGGCGTTTGCAGCAAGCCCGGTACATAGAACGGCTCGTAGGTACGGATGGTGGCCGCCGCCCCTTCCAGGGCGACCAGCGGAGCGAAGAAGTCGGACAGGACATCGCTGAACGAGCGCCACCAGTCCGGCCGACGTGACTGCTCCACCAGCCGCAGGAACTCAGCGACACGCTCCTCATCGCTCACCCCGTACAGGCTCAGCAGGGCCAGAGCGTCAGCGGGCTTGCAACCGTGCCGACCGAGCTCAATCCGGCTGGTCTTCGACCGGGAGAAGCCCAACCTGGTGTCGACGCCGGACGGGTCGAGTCCAGCGCTCATGCGCAGCTGGCGCAACTTGCCGCCCAGAATGAGTTTCAGGGCGGTCGGGTTGCTCTCAACCGCGCCCAGTGACTCGACGAACAACGACGGGCTCGGTACAGCTGCAGCCATCGCGCGCTCCTGCGGATTATGAGAAGACCACGACATTATCGAGCACAGCAGGAGCAAGCCAGGGGGAACCGGTCGGCCACCACTCCCTTTCAGCCAATCATGGAGTCGAAATCGCCGGCTCGGGCTCCCGCCAGGAAGGCAGCGATCTCCTCCCTGGTGTAGACGAGGGTCGGCCCATGCGGATCACGGGAGTTGCGCACGGCCACGTTCCCGTCCGGCAGAGCCGCCATCTCCACGCAGTTTCCCGTGGCGTTGCTGTAACTGCTCTTGATCCACGTCACCGAATTCAGCGCACCCACCTGTATGCCGTTGGAGAACTCCATGCCCGCCAGACCCTCCCCGCTCGTACATTAGTTCGCCCCGGAACCAGCCATGCAATCTCAGATGCAATTGCATTCTCAGGGCGCGCTCGACAATACTCGTCCTTCATCGGCTGCCGCAGCATCGAACACCGAAGCCTGCAGGGGGACATGACCAGTGACGACTCACATGTCAGCCTCTTCGACGATGAGGTTCGAGCAAGAGGTGCCTCGTCGGTGTGACGGCCGCGAGGCGACACCGCTGCCCCAAGGCCTGTGTGCGGACTCAACGGACCTCGGCCACGACGAATGCTCCGGCCCCGGCCTG
This window contains:
- a CDS encoding class F sortase, with product MAGTVLVISGARDEQPPQPSAAQAFSTSVRPARSGTASAAGRAVLPLPPSNPVRLRVPAIGVDAPMTRLALDAAGRLRPPPADHPSRAGWYGDGTVPGSVGTAVTAGHVDTPTGPGVFHGLGALSKGDTIEISRADRRVAVFAVDAVEVYDKKKFPNEKVYGGSDVPELRMITCGGSYTKRTGYRGNVVVYATLTAVKQPPGTSGSSALR
- a CDS encoding GNAT family N-acetyltransferase, with protein sequence MTVELRHVDEEMLQGLLAVAVNEAAPGEVMPPVAGPPGWTPARQDAFRAWHRDRRPGLAGPLRESTFAILTDGHIVGSARLACRDSQEVLETGMWLARSARGRGIGTAALRALLNEAARADARLVVAETTATNLGAIAALRRNDARLTTDQHNGHVHAHLPLDQAQPPPLASPNP
- a CDS encoding signal peptidase I; amino-acid sequence: MNDSVYVGKAGRDAAMDRGWLLGHFKDTGDPRHSEAVEIKWGVHPRGDERAQWVTGEARTALLVLISGQFRVDLPGRSVLLTEQGDYVVWGRDVEHSWYAEEESVVITVRWPSVPGYRAPDEKSQARSSA
- a CDS encoding BTAD domain-containing putative transcriptional regulator, with protein sequence MLGESGHEQVALCLSRPGFPGGHGCLGPRQGRGGLDDAVDAWRFERLLRDAREILKPEPSTARRLLEEALSLWQGPAYAETADESWARAETARLEELRQVARELHVAAGLRSVDVSGTVPEAELLTRDEPLREEGWRLHALALWAVGRQADALAALRRARAVLADEVGLDPGPALTELEEAILTQRVAVLHAATDTPPHQSPSPSVFPAQPVPSQPATLAQPTTDADLFVGRESELALLTTAADQVLTTGPGVALVTGEAGLGKSALLERLAHRLRRDGWLVAIGRNTDTEGAPPAWAWAEALRTVAAALPPPSESAAALAPLLCDGTSGAEPLVHEDAVAGRFRLHRAVWQWLATPTAR
- a CDS encoding DUF4267 domain-containing protein, whose amino-acid sequence is MAALTEHRAVLVEHLDDEEESLLPLAERHLSAREWNALGDHFMASTPKPKLLFFLGMVLEEADRTERSMILGPLPLPARLLWYAVGRPQYCPQDPPHPPRPPLKALQEALQSVPVGAGAPHGDHLGSHHSVPSPRRSAMNLKHLATGLAALGGAFIVKGVRDIATGLVVFALLLSGHRRALGWAMLAITFAPAGDMMIVLSNDGSPSTAYGVHGLTAAAVAVTAGLLLHERPLPASTPGFAEPASHPAVGAGPGRAFGGLPWLRRGR
- a CDS encoding SAM-dependent methyltransferase; translation: MKREAWRPDAIDTKVPSVARMYDYYLGGDDNYQSDREACEQLLVQVPSTKTLAVNNRRFLQRVVRMLAAEYGVRQFIDHGSGLPTQDNVHQVAQAVDPASRVVYVDNDPIVLAHGRALLEENDRTAVIQADMRDTEVIFGHEETTRLIDFSQPVAALFVSVMHCIPDESDPGALVRRVAERLAPGSFLVVCQLVSDRPEIRKFVTDFMAEATGGHWGRVREEHEVAEYLTGLEILEPGLVEVSTWRPDSDLAPAQLTDEWIEWGGVARLP
- a CDS encoding helix-turn-helix domain-containing protein, whose product is MAAAVPSPSLFVESLGAVESNPTALKLILGGKLRQLRMSAGLDPSGVDTRLGFSRSKTSRIELGRHGCKPADALALLSLYGVSDEERVAEFLRLVEQSRRPDWWRSFSDVLSDFFAPLVALEGAAATIRTYEPFYVPGLLQTPAYARAVISSGPAHLYPHDVGRRVDLRLERQRQLEQPDAPRLWVLIDESVLMRTVGGPEVMRGQLEYLAAIMEQRRVVLQIAPLDVTASAGVGTGVTYLRFALGELKDAVYIEHLTDSTFSQKPQVVEQYRDMLDRLGACALTPKESIELIRERLSGS
- a CDS encoding DUF397 domain-containing protein, translated to MEFSNGIQVGALNSVTWIKSSYSNATGNCVEMAALPDGNVAVRNSRDPHGPTLVYTREEIAAFLAGARAGDFDSMIG